GATGCCCGTCGCGGTCATCCCTCATGCCATGGAGCGAATCCTGTTCGCTGTGCGGTCACGGAGCCTGCTGCCGGTGCTGGCTCACCCCGAGCGCAATCACCTCGTGCAGGAGAATCCGGAGGTCGTGGCGTCGTGGGTTGAGTTGGGTGCCATCTTACAGCTCGACGCAGAATCTCTGCTCGGCCTCTGGGGCAAGAGCGCTCAGCGCTGCGCCGAGCAGCTGCTCATGAAAGGCATCGTCGGCGTGGTGGCAAGCGACTCCCATTCCTGCCGCAAGCGGCCGCCGCGCATGTCGGCGGCCGCGGCCAGGACTCGCGCACTGCTCGGAGATTTCGCATCGCATATGTTCACCGCCACTCCTGCCGCGATCCTCTCCGGACAATTCCGCGATCTGCCGAACCTGGAAAGGGATCCGGCACGATCCCGCTCGTTCTTCGGACGCTTGTGGAAGCGCTGAGGCCGGTGACGATCAAAACGTCATTGCAAAGTCTGCTCCCCGCGCTGGACGTCGTGCTGGCGCCGCTCGTAGCGCCCGCCGCAGTCTTGCTGCGACTCGTGCGGACCGCGGGGCTGCACCGCCTGCCGCTGTGCCGGCGAGTTCTCGTGAGCATCGGTCTGCTGCCGGTACGCCGGCACTATTACGAGCCGTTGTTCCATCCACGCGACCTTCGCGCGTCCTTCGACAGAGACCGGCCGCTGCCGGGCGTCGATCTGCGCGTTGACGAGCAGCTTTCGTTGCTGCGCGAGCTGCGCAGCACGAGGGAGGAGATCGCCGACCTCAGCGTGACTCCGACCACGGATCTGTCTTTCCACTTTGGCAATATTGCCTTCGAATCGGGCGACGCCGAGATATGGTATGCGGTCATCCGTCATCTCCGTCCGCGGACGATCATCGAGATCGGATCGGGATATTCGACGCGGCTCGCGGCGCGGGCAATCGAGCGCAACAGCCTCGACGATGCGTCCTACCGCTGCCGTCACGTGTGCATAGAGCCGTACGAGATGCCGTGGCTCGAGAAGCTGGGCGTAGAGGTGGTGCGCCGGCGGGTGGAAGACGTCGGAGCGGAATTCTTCGCTTCGCTGACGTCGGGCGACATTCTTTTCATCGATTCCTCGCACATCATCCGCCCGCAGGGGGACGTGCTGTTCGAGTTCCTCGAGCTTCTCCCGACGCTTTGTCCTGGCGTGGTCGTCCACGTTCACGACGTGTTCACACCCCGCGACTACCTCGAGCCGTGGGTGATCCAGCAGGTGCGGCTATGGAACGAGCAGTACCTTCTGGAGGCGTTCCTCACGCACAACGCGAATTGGGAGGTGATGCTGGCCCTGAACCACTTGCACCACCACCACTACGAGGAACTCGCCGGAGCGTGCCCCTTCCTGACTCGCGATCGCGAGCCGGGCTCCTTCTACATCCGCCGCGCTGCCTAGGAATTCGGGTCCTGGTTCCCACGGGCGGGTTCGAGCCGCACATCGTCCACCCACAGCTCGCCCCCGAGGAATTTGTTGGGCGCGCTCGTCGACTGTCTGGCGACGAGGATGCGCACGCCGTCGCAATCGTCCGGAACGCGGAAAGGG
This is a stretch of genomic DNA from Candidatus Limnocylindrales bacterium. It encodes these proteins:
- a CDS encoding class I SAM-dependent methyltransferase, with amino-acid sequence MSIGLLPVRRHYYEPLFHPRDLRASFDRDRPLPGVDLRVDEQLSLLRELRSTREEIADLSVTPTTDLSFHFGNIAFESGDAEIWYAVIRHLRPRTIIEIGSGYSTRLAARAIERNSLDDASYRCRHVCIEPYEMPWLEKLGVEVVRRRVEDVGAEFFASLTSGDILFIDSSHIIRPQGDVLFEFLELLPTLCPGVVVHVHDVFTPRDYLEPWVIQQVRLWNEQYLLEAFLTHNANWEVMLALNHLHHHHYEELAGACPFLTRDREPGSFYIRRAA
- a CDS encoding CpsB/CapC family capsule biosynthesis tyrosine phosphatase, producing the protein MIDLHCHLLPGIDDGPRTWGESIDLCRAMVDDGITRAITTPHLIDGVYENTLQVTRPLVAELRQRLGDNGICLDVDAAAEIDISSRFVSGDGSDIPTLCGTAALLEMPVAVIPHAMERILFAVRSRSLLPVLAHPERNHLVQENPEVVASWVELGAILQLDAESLLGLWGKSAQRCAEQLLMKGIVGVVASDSHSCRKRPPRMSAAAARTRALLGDFASHMFTATPAAILSGQFRDLPNLERDPARSRSFFGRLWKR